The segment GGGTAAAAAGCACACGATAGGGGGGTAAAAAGCACACGATAGGGGGGTAAAAAGCACACGATAGGGGGGTAAAAATTAAAAGGAGACAAAATTGTTCTCCTTTTAATGTATAATACCTCTTGAGGTGATTCTGTATGGTAGATGTAAAGAAGCTCTTATGGAAAAATGACCGTAACTTTAACAAAGACGAAATAAACGATCAACGCTATTTTTTGGTTGCTGAACACAACGACCTTATCACTAAAGCTCGCCATGACTTGAATGCGCGTGAACTTAAAATTATGGATTATGTAATTTCCAAAATTAAGCCTGATGACAAGAACTTCAATGTCATTCAAACATCTATGTACGAATTATCTAACGTACTCGAATTAAAACGTAGCGGTCGTACATATTCTCAATTAGCTCAAAATCTCAATGACATGCGTGCTAAGAGTGTCAGAATTTACAACGAGGTAGAAAGATCAATCACGATGACTGGTTGGTTTGAGCGTGCCAAGGTTTGGGAAAATGGTAAAATAGAACTCAAAATTAATGAAGATTTTGCGCCTTTTCTTTTACGTCTTAAGGATAATGGTCACTATACTCAGTATCTTTTACATGACACTGTCCAGCTCAAAAGCAAATATGCTATTTTGCTGTATAAATTGATGCGTGAGTCTGATAAAGATAATGGTCAATCAATCCCGATAGTCCAAGGCGCTCCGGATGATTTTAAAAAGTGGCTAGGCGCCCCCAAAAACTACGCTTACAAGGATTTGAAAAAAAGCGTTCTAATTAGATCGATCGAAGAAATAAATATGAAAATTGATGATATGGATTTGGAATTGTTTCAAGCCAAGCGAGGACGACAAGTAGTTCAAGTTGAAATTCACAATAACTTTGCACGCAGATCCTCAAGCAAAGATTTATAAATGCAACTGGTTATAATCTATGCTAAAATGAACCTAATCGAATGAATTTATGAACATCACAAACCCGTGTAGTCCGCAAGCTGCATGGGTTTTTGTGTCGAAAAAAGCCATCATCTCCGCAAGAAGATGATGACCCGGTGCCAGGTGCTGGAATTAGTCGCTACTCACACTACTTGTGGTTATCCAGCGCGTATTTCAACAAAAGCAGAAACACACCGACAAGCAGCGGCGCGATGATCGCTTTATCGAATGAATTCATGAACTATCACCACCTTTAGGCGCGGTATCACGCGAAAAGGCGTAGCGACTAAACTAGTATACCAAAAAAGCAGTAAACACCACTTTAATTACCAATCAAAAATAGTCAAAACTTCGTTATGGAATCTGCGCAGTTGACTAATGGCCATTAGCTGCAGTGCTCACCCTGCCTAGCCTCGTGCAACCCACTTTGTAAATAGCCACTGGTCTACTTGATCACGACCTGTACTGACGGATTTCTGGATTTTAAGACTTAGTGAAATAGCCACCGTGACTACGGTGGCTATTTGTTACTTTCCAGTACCAAACAATCTCTGCCAAAAAGACGGCGGTTGTTCTGGGCTACTTTCAGCCTTTACAGGCGCCTCTGGCGCTCGTTCATGCGTTTGGTCATTTGCTAGATCAGAACCGCTCTCAGGGTTGTTTTGGGGTGCTTCCAGCTTCTTAAGTTTGTTTTCGGCCATTAGTTGGAGTTGTTGCGATTGATCAAGTAGTTTCTGCATGTTCTCCAATTGGGAATCCTTAGCAAGAATTTGCTTATTTTTTTGAGATAGTTCATTCTCCTGAGCCGATATGCGCTTTTTTAGTTCATCAACCAAGTTAGTGTTGTCGTCGACAACGTTGGCGGTTGAATGGTTGGCACCCTGTTGTTGGTTATGATCTTCTATGTATTGGGACTTCAGTTCAAATACACCATCATCATCAACCACCAACTTCTGGCGTCCGTTGGTGGTAACGGTTGTTACGTGGTTGGCTCGGAAGTTGGCAGTTAGTTTCTTACTCACCGCTTGCTTGCTTATGCCTAATTCATTTGCTAACTCTTTGATGGTCTTACTCATATAACCGTCCTCATCTCGTGCATTCTAATGACGATTATAGCAACGGTTACGGATGGCTGCCCATAAAAATACCCGAAACGATCTTAGACATCGTTTCGGGTCACTTATTTGAATCGGATTTTAGGCTTTGTTTCAAGACGTTTCTGGACGAATCGTTAGGGTACAATCTAACGGAACAAATTTTGAAAGTTTATCAGTTAGTAATCATTGAGCCACAAGTTGTAGCCATATTGTCAATATCACGGTCCCGATCATTAACAGTATCTTGCTGAGAATCCAACGTTTCTCTCCTGCAGTATTCTCTACTAGAGAAATATTAGAAAGAGGAAAAGCCAACAATTTTTTGTGCCGAAATTCTAGCATCATCTGCACAATAGTCAAAATAACAAATAAGGCAATCGATGCCCACAAAATGATTACACGAACTCCCTCGTCCAAAGAGTCAATCAAAAAGCTATTTATTGAATAGACTATCCATCCGCCAAAAAAGAACACGAATGCCATAAGCTTTGTTGCACCTTCCAATTTGACTAATTGGTTTACCTTCTTAAATAAAGTTGGGTTTTCGCCCAGATACTTAGCCACTTTTATATAGGCTTCGCTACGTTTTTGATCAGAAGTTTGGTGCCGCACCATTATTGTTAAAGCAAGCGAGCTCAACAATATGGAATATCCCAGTACACCAAGTATTAATGGTAACAATCCCAATTAATCACCTCCTTAAAAGCTAAGCAGCAATGAACGTCGCTGGCAATAGTTTAGCAGCAGCTCCAATAAGAGTAGCCGCTACTTCTGGAGCCATAATAATTGTTACTATTAATACAAACGCCCCTGCTGCCCAAGGAATCCACCCCAAGTTTGGTTCATGTTCAGAAACAGGAACATAAATTGGTTTATAATCTTCAGCTGGGATCCCTAATCCATTTGGCTTAGTGTATATCTCGATACTCAACGAAGTTGTAACATTTTCCTGTTGTCCGTTGGTAACAACTGTTGTTGTAGATTCACAGACCACTTTAAATCCTAGCATTCCATTTTTGGTTGACATTCCAACTTTTAGATTTCCATTGCCAATCATTGGCCCTAGTGTACCAATCAAAGATGTAAAGTCAAAATTCTTTGCGGCTTCGTGTGCTTCTTTGAATTTATCGATCTCAGATTGTACTTGAGTTCCTAATTTACCATCAGAAATTGTAAAACCTAGTGGCGCTCCACTATCGTTGCTCGCAAAAGTACTTGATAGTTTAAGATAAAACTCTGCCAAAATAGTTGATACATGAATTTCAGGGCCATCAACCTCTAAGGTCGGAATATCTGGTTGTAATGGTTTTAACTGATAGGCATTGTTAATTAAGGTTCGCGCAAACTCAAGGCGTACTGCGTTAGGATCCACTTTGAAAGTCCCGCTTCCCTGGTCTTTTCCTGAAGAAGCTACTTGGTCAATATCAACACCTGCAGCTGAGTATTCCACAAACTGATCAAATGCCCAATTTTGAGGCATCTTAAAACCTAGGTTTCCGCTCCATCCATATGACATATCAGCGACGTAGGAATAAAGAATATTGGTCCCCGATGCAGCGGTTACCCGATTACATACATTCCGTGTTCCATATATTCCAATTTTGAAAATACTATTGTTCATAGCTTGGCTAATACCACGGAAATAAGAAATAATTGTGCCATCTATATCGCCACTTTGAACATCCACATCAACTGCAAAGTAAATCGTAGTTGCAGCCGGAAACCCTAACTTAGCAGCAGTACTACTTGCAACAAATCCGTCATGAATTCCCTGCTGTAGACTAAAGTAATCAAACTCATAGCCACCATCTTCATATATTGGCACAACTTTTAGTCCAGCCTCAGTAAGATTTGCAAGTTCCGTGGAAGTCAAGTATTTATCACGTTCGGCAGCCCCTGCACCAACGCTGCCAGTTAGATAACGAGCAACTATTGAAAAATCGAATTGCTTTAGTTGTTTTGCCTGTGCAGCACTTAATTGAGTTGCTGTATCAAAAGTATTTGAATCACGATTAGTATTGCCGTTGCTAGTCAACAATCCTTTGATGACGGTTAGGTCAGCTGTGCTATTAAATGGCGGTAAATTCATAAACTTTCGAAAAGCTACCACTGCCGTTGCTACGTCTGAACTAAAATAGCCATCAAATGCCCCTGTATAAAAGCCGTTCACATACAAGCCGTATTGGATGACCTGGACAACGTCGCTATTGGCTCCCTGATTAACAGTAGGTGTAGCGGCAATTGTCCCTGGACCATAGTTACCATTTGCTTGCGCAGAACTCATACCGATTGCTCGTTGTAAGGCATAAATCAACGCTGTATTAGTTGCTCGTTGATAAACGCCATCACACGGCATCAATTCTTGTAATTCCCCAGAGAATTTACGGTTGAGCGCTTGCTGCATGGTTCGAACCTTAGCATCGCCGTTTGAAACTAAGACGAAAGCTGCCATGTCAAACAAAGCCGCCATAAATGCCACTGTCACAGATCCATCAGCCGCAATGCCAGCATCTTGCTGAAGTTCTTTAACAGCATTAAGGGTGTTATTCGTGAACTCATTATTAAAGTCTACTGGACTAATCCCTTTGCACCAGAAAGCCCCTTGAATGAGTTGAGCAATGTTCCCCTTATATCCTGGCTTCAGACTACCTACAACAGGTGCTAAGGCGTTTTTGGTCGTCTCGCCAAAGCCTTCACCAATAGCACTAATACCGATTTCGTGCTGTAATCCCATTCTTAGGCTATAAATTGTTGGCCATCCCGTTTGCCCGTTTTCTGGAGCTGCGACAAAGCCAGGAACGCTACCATACGTTTTGTTGAGCCATTTTTGAACGGCTCGTACTGCTTCATCTGCCATTTTAAAGTCTCCTTTTTTGTTTTAGACAGCACGTCTGCCGTCACAAAAAGCAAACATATGTTCGGATTCATTTCATCTCTTCAAAGCTTCGAAAGGCAACCCTGATCCACAAATAATCCTTTTATTTTGAACTTAGCAAAAAAATGAGGCCCTCACATAGTGTTGAAGTTGCCTCATTCTTAATGTCTATATTTAAAGTATTGCCACAACGATGGATCATCGAACGCTCATGGACTTGGTTAGACATGTATCGACGACTATGAAAATGTGGGCGCAAGCTCAATTTCACCTTCCAAATGTTTGTGCTATCTCATTTAGCGCTGGTTTTTTTAGGATAGACTAGACAAGGACTAATAATTTCTCAAGAATCCCGCAACTCCACTATTCATTCGTCGAAATCCCCACTGATACTCTTGTCCTTGCACGTTCGACCAAGCAAGAATGTTTATTCCGATAACCGAATTGTTGCCATCAAGTAATGGACCTCCCGACATGCCATGATACGAATTAATTTGTTGTGAAATATATATTCCTAGTGGGTCCTCTGAAAAGGGTGTGACAGTCCCACTTGATTGAACCATGACTCCTTGAAGTTCGTACCCTGATTGCGGATCGCCAGGGAATCCAATGGATCTTGCTGCCATCGTATCAGCAGGGTTCGTATTTAAATTAAGACCCGCAGGCATACTACCAGACTTCATAGAGACAATTGCAGCCCCGTAATCATTCGAAGTAGCTGTTGAATTATTAATCCATGCCTGTGGCACTATCAATCTATTCAATACTCCGTAACCGACCCCTTGATGATTTGCTTGACTATCACCAAAGTTAATAATTCCTCCAGAAATATA is part of the Lacticaseibacillus paracasei subsp. paracasei genome and harbors:
- a CDS encoding glycoside hydrolase domain-containing protein, producing MADEAVRAVQKWLNKTYGSVPGFVAAPENGQTGWPTIYSLRMGLQHEIGISAIGEGFGETTKNALAPVVGSLKPGYKGNIAQLIQGAFWCKGISPVDFNNEFTNNTLNAVKELQQDAGIAADGSVTVAFMAALFDMAAFVLVSNGDAKVRTMQQALNRKFSGELQELMPCDGVYQRATNTALIYALQRAIGMSSAQANGNYGPGTIAATPTVNQGANSDVVQVIQYGLYVNGFYTGAFDGYFSSDVATAVVAFRKFMNLPPFNSTADLTVIKGLLTSNGNTNRDSNTFDTATQLSAAQAKQLKQFDFSIVARYLTGSVGAGAAERDKYLTSTELANLTEAGLKVVPIYEDGGYEFDYFSLQQGIHDGFVASSTAAKLGFPAATTIYFAVDVDVQSGDIDGTIISYFRGISQAMNNSIFKIGIYGTRNVCNRVTAASGTNILYSYVADMSYGWSGNLGFKMPQNWAFDQFVEYSAAGVDIDQVASSGKDQGSGTFKVDPNAVRLEFARTLINNAYQLKPLQPDIPTLEVDGPEIHVSTILAEFYLKLSSTFASNDSGAPLGFTISDGKLGTQVQSEIDKFKEAHEAAKNFDFTSLIGTLGPMIGNGNLKVGMSTKNGMLGFKVVCESTTTVVTNGQQENVTTSLSIEIYTKPNGLGIPAEDYKPIYVPVSEHEPNLGWIPWAAGAFVLIVTIIMAPEVAATLIGAAAKLLPATFIAA
- a CDS encoding replication protein B, which encodes MSKTIKELANELGISKQAVSKKLTANFRANHVTTVTTNGRQKLVVDDDGVFELKSQYIEDHNQQQGANHSTANVVDDNTNLVDELKKRISAQENELSQKNKQILAKDSQLENMQKLLDQSQQLQLMAENKLKKLEAPQNNPESGSDLANDQTHERAPEAPVKAESSPEQPPSFWQRLFGTGK
- a CDS encoding replication initiation protein; the protein is MVDVKKLLWKNDRNFNKDEINDQRYFLVAEHNDLITKARHDLNARELKIMDYVISKIKPDDKNFNVIQTSMYELSNVLELKRSGRTYSQLAQNLNDMRAKSVRIYNEVERSITMTGWFERAKVWENGKIELKINEDFAPFLLRLKDNGHYTQYLLHDTVQLKSKYAILLYKLMRESDKDNGQSIPIVQGAPDDFKKWLGAPKNYAYKDLKKSVLIRSIEEINMKIDDMDLELFQAKRGRQVVQVEIHNNFARRSSSKDL